In Blastopirellula sp. J2-11, a single genomic region encodes these proteins:
- a CDS encoding cation diffusion facilitator family transporter, which yields MRYATIDEPQNDLRSPLRRKNFTRDRATFLVTCNLNSPSASSPAPLYRSATRAAWLGLFVNLTLGIVKLVGGVLGSSFALISDAVNSLGDSLSSIVVIFGLWYAQRPADEEHPYGHTRAEAIAASNVSMLIMISAIFVGWEAVRRLGTEHASPPVWTMWIAASNMVIKESLFWYKLAISRRTKSLSIAASAWDHRSDALCSLAVLLGLAIVRWGGPSYMWADETAAIFVVLAILINTSRLFRQSTSELLDPQADEELIQQIRAAAESVPGVCAIEKLWVRKTGIEFLADIHIEVDAQLTVEAGHRIGHHVKDKLIQQFAELRDVLVHLEPYPHDPPPSS from the coding sequence GTGCGCTACGCCACGATAGACGAACCGCAAAATGATCTTCGGAGCCCGCTGCGAAGAAAAAACTTTACTCGCGATCGCGCGACGTTCCTGGTTACTTGCAATTTGAATAGCCCCTCCGCTTCCTCTCCTGCTCCTCTATACCGCAGCGCGACTCGCGCCGCCTGGTTGGGGTTGTTCGTGAACTTAACGCTGGGAATTGTGAAGCTCGTAGGAGGCGTCTTGGGGAGTTCGTTTGCGCTCATCTCTGACGCAGTCAACTCACTCGGCGATTCTTTATCATCCATCGTGGTTATTTTTGGACTATGGTACGCACAACGTCCAGCCGACGAAGAGCATCCCTATGGTCATACCCGGGCCGAAGCAATCGCTGCGTCGAACGTCTCGATGTTGATTATGATTTCGGCGATTTTTGTCGGCTGGGAAGCGGTCCGCCGCTTGGGAACCGAGCACGCGTCGCCGCCGGTTTGGACGATGTGGATCGCGGCGAGCAACATGGTGATCAAAGAGTCTCTCTTCTGGTACAAGCTGGCGATCAGCCGTCGGACAAAATCGTTATCGATCGCCGCCAGCGCTTGGGATCATCGCAGCGATGCGCTTTGCTCGTTGGCGGTGCTGTTGGGGCTGGCGATCGTCCGTTGGGGCGGTCCGTCGTATATGTGGGCCGATGAGACCGCGGCGATCTTCGTGGTGCTGGCGATTTTGATCAACACCAGCCGCTTGTTTCGCCAAAGCACCAGCGAACTGCTTGATCCGCAAGCCGACGAAGAATTGATTCAACAAATTCGCGCCGCCGCCGAATCCGTTCCCGGCGTCTGCGCCATCGAGAAACTCTGGGTCCGCAAGACCGGCATCGAGTTTCTAGCCGATATCCATATCGAAGTCGACGCCCAACTCACCGTCGAAGCAGGGCATCGGATCGGTCACCACGTGAAAGACAAGCTGATCCAGCAGTTCGCCGAACTACGCGACGTGCTGGTCCATCTAGAACCGTACCCGCACGATCCGCCTCCCTCTTCGTAG
- a CDS encoding tetratricopeptide repeat protein, protein MTRSIFVLVLLLSFGSILSMVAAEEPKPDQDPPLQLYDGFQGYERDVTTDSAAAQKWFNQGIQLLYGFNHDEAIRSFEKAAEIDPSCAMAWWGSAYARGLHINNPQMEVEQSKLADAAAAKAVAALDQESPVEQALVHAVRTRYAMPVPEDRKPLDEAYAQAMNKVWRQFPDDADVGALYAESLMNLQPWDLWTADAAPKGRVFEILAVLEDTLAKAPQHPGANHFYIHAIEASPWPEKGLDAAHRLSQLVPGSGHLVHMPSHIYIRTGMYAEATDANALAIAADEAYFAKAPKPDFYSLYFMHNVHFLAYAAMMDGRYQTAIDAARKIEQVIPPEFLKNYVVMADGFMPTTLHVMIRFGKWKEILAEPEPEDWRMFSRAERRFARSVAFSALGQTDQAQQEIDQLDQIVSKMGDEWVMGNNPAKDVLAIARKMAIGELAFREGRTEEAFAELRAAVELEEQLTYDEPPGWMQPVRHALGALLLADGQAAEAEEVYQADLEDHPNNAWSLLGLQQAIGRQGRIAEADAMNEQVQTAWARADVKPIASCYCHPDARVQTE, encoded by the coding sequence GTGACCCGTTCCATTTTCGTGTTGGTTCTGTTGCTCAGTTTCGGTTCCATACTTTCCATGGTCGCGGCTGAGGAACCAAAGCCTGATCAAGATCCTCCGCTGCAGTTGTATGACGGCTTTCAGGGCTACGAGCGCGATGTCACGACCGATTCGGCCGCAGCGCAGAAGTGGTTCAACCAAGGGATTCAGCTGCTGTACGGCTTCAATCACGACGAAGCGATTCGTTCGTTCGAGAAAGCGGCGGAGATCGATCCTTCGTGTGCGATGGCCTGGTGGGGATCAGCCTATGCCCGCGGTCTGCATATTAACAATCCGCAAATGGAAGTCGAACAAAGCAAGCTGGCCGATGCGGCAGCCGCCAAAGCTGTCGCGGCGCTCGATCAAGAGTCGCCGGTCGAGCAGGCGCTGGTTCATGCTGTTCGTACGCGCTACGCAATGCCGGTCCCGGAGGATCGCAAACCGTTGGACGAAGCGTACGCTCAAGCGATGAACAAGGTCTGGCGACAATTTCCGGACGATGCTGACGTTGGCGCTCTCTACGCCGAGTCATTGATGAACTTGCAGCCCTGGGATCTATGGACGGCCGACGCGGCGCCCAAAGGCCGCGTCTTTGAAATTCTGGCGGTCCTTGAGGATACGCTCGCCAAAGCGCCGCAGCATCCCGGCGCTAATCACTTCTACATTCACGCGATCGAAGCTTCGCCCTGGCCTGAAAAAGGGCTGGACGCCGCCCATCGGCTCAGCCAACTGGTCCCAGGCTCCGGCCACTTGGTTCACATGCCGTCGCATATCTACATCCGGACCGGAATGTACGCGGAAGCGACCGACGCCAACGCGTTGGCGATTGCTGCTGACGAAGCCTATTTCGCGAAAGCGCCCAAGCCTGATTTCTATAGTTTGTACTTCATGCACAACGTTCATTTTCTCGCCTATGCGGCGATGATGGACGGTCGCTATCAAACGGCGATCGACGCCGCGCGAAAAATTGAACAGGTCATCCCGCCCGAGTTTTTGAAAAACTATGTCGTCATGGCGGACGGGTTCATGCCGACCACGCTGCACGTCATGATTCGGTTTGGCAAGTGGAAAGAGATTCTCGCAGAGCCGGAGCCCGAAGATTGGCGGATGTTCAGCCGGGCCGAGCGGCGCTTCGCCCGCTCGGTCGCATTTTCGGCGCTGGGACAAACCGACCAGGCGCAGCAGGAGATTGATCAACTGGATCAGATCGTCAGCAAGATGGGAGACGAGTGGGTCATGGGGAACAATCCGGCGAAAGACGTGCTGGCGATCGCGCGGAAAATGGCGATCGGCGAACTTGCGTTCCGCGAGGGTCGCACCGAGGAGGCCTTCGCCGAACTGCGCGCCGCCGTCGAGTTGGAAGAACAGCTGACCTACGACGAACCGCCTGGCTGGATGCAACCGGTCCGACATGCGTTGGGTGCGCTCCTCTTGGCCGATGGGCAAGCGGCGGAAGCGGAAGAGGTTTATCAGGCCGATCTTGAAGATCATCCCAACAACGCCTGGTCGCTGCTCGGCCTGCAACAAGCGATCGGTCGCCAAGGCCGGATCGCAGAAGCCGATGCGATGAACGAGCAGGTTCAAACCGCATGGGCGCGAGCCGACGTCAAGCCGATCGCGAGTTGCTACTGTCACCCTGATGCACGGGTGCAGACAGAATGA
- the glnE gene encoding bifunctional [glutamate--ammonia ligase]-adenylyl-L-tyrosine phosphorylase/[glutamate--ammonia-ligase] adenylyltransferase: MEIDQLSDLLEKDAVAASWLQQLRIADVPRGRENIRSLSRHAIAPDLLTFLLTQLERLLPISSDPDMALNNLERLFHTSRSPLSLAALFERDLRSLETLLRIFATSQALADQLINDPESFELLRITDGQPIARQMLVDDVVYEVKALQDEKAIMTALRRFKRRETLRIAYGDVIREQTISVVTRQISYLADALLEAAVAAAFRLMRPRYGQPTVKATGPGGRRPARFVVLALGKLGGVELNYSSDVDLIFVYDENGQTDGEKKITNGEFFDRLSQRVLKLLAESTELGAPYRVDMRLRPEGSRGPLVVSLESALHYYDVMGRTWERQAFVKARSVAGNHDLGEELLTQLEPWVYRRYLSRADITGIKALKRRIETRAERETTDDTNVKTGRGGIRDIEFVIQFLQLLNGGDLPGIRTGNTLEAIAALEGAGCLTQQERTILEENYAFLRKLEHRLQIMFDLQTHTMPSDEKELTKVALRMGYEHGEEQSALAAFQRDYAEKTALNRKILDHLLHDAFPGDDDMAPTVDLVLDPEPGDETIDEVLTAYGFHHPKNAYDNLMALTTEKVRFLSTRRCRHFLAAISSQLLEAISTTPDPDSTLINLAQVSDSLGGKGILWELFSANPATLNLYVRLCAGSPYLSGILISHPGMIDELMDSLMLDKLPTRETLDQILTELCRGAEDITPILHSFKNLMHLRVGVLDVLGKKDLQARLETLSDIAEICLKRIVEREYDHLSQRFGEPWLSDDRRCDMTIVGLGKLGGREPNYHSDLDLIFLYEAEGQTRPTNGKGRPGSATSNQHFFGQLAQRILKSVSELGPYGRLYETDARLRPTGKHGPLAVSYDEFYRYHVEGMGQLWERQALCKARPISGTTESCQNVEQLIRNVILAKPWQPEYALEIREMRRRMEETATNANLKRGPGGTVDIEFVVQMLQMSSVAEHPETWLPNTIDALHALHETGRLADDDFAHFHEAYIFLRIVEARLRLMNTTARHDLPKERLEVAKLAYLLGDMNGAQLLRECRKLARETRRRFERIFSEAAQLTPASSS; encoded by the coding sequence ATGGAAATTGATCAACTTTCCGACTTGCTCGAGAAAGACGCCGTCGCGGCATCTTGGCTCCAACAATTGCGCATCGCCGATGTTCCCCGTGGTCGCGAGAATATTCGGAGTCTCTCGCGCCACGCGATTGCGCCCGATCTGCTCACGTTTCTGCTGACCCAGCTAGAGCGTTTGCTGCCGATCTCGAGCGATCCCGACATGGCGCTCAACAATCTCGAGCGACTGTTTCACACGAGCCGCAGCCCGTTGTCGTTGGCCGCGCTGTTCGAGCGCGATCTGCGCTCGCTGGAAACGTTGCTGCGGATCTTTGCGACGAGCCAGGCGCTGGCCGATCAACTGATCAATGATCCCGAAAGTTTTGAGCTGCTGCGGATTACGGACGGTCAGCCGATTGCGCGGCAAATGTTGGTCGATGACGTCGTTTACGAAGTCAAAGCGCTGCAAGACGAGAAGGCGATCATGACGGCGCTGCGCCGTTTCAAACGCCGCGAGACGCTGCGCATTGCGTATGGCGACGTGATCCGCGAGCAAACGATCAGCGTCGTCACGCGGCAGATCTCGTATCTGGCCGACGCACTGCTCGAAGCCGCGGTCGCCGCAGCGTTTCGCTTGATGCGGCCCCGCTATGGTCAACCCACGGTCAAAGCGACCGGTCCCGGCGGTCGTCGTCCGGCGCGCTTTGTGGTGTTGGCGTTGGGCAAACTGGGCGGCGTTGAACTCAACTATTCCAGTGACGTCGATCTCATTTTCGTCTATGACGAAAATGGCCAAACCGACGGCGAGAAAAAAATCACTAACGGCGAGTTCTTCGACCGTCTCTCGCAGCGGGTCTTGAAACTGTTGGCCGAATCGACCGAGTTGGGCGCGCCGTATCGCGTCGATATGCGACTACGTCCCGAGGGAAGTCGCGGTCCGTTGGTCGTCAGTCTTGAGTCGGCGCTGCACTACTACGATGTGATGGGGCGAACCTGGGAACGTCAGGCGTTTGTCAAAGCCCGCAGCGTCGCCGGCAATCACGACCTGGGAGAAGAGTTGCTGACGCAGCTGGAGCCGTGGGTCTATCGTCGCTATCTCAGCCGCGCCGACATCACCGGCATCAAGGCGCTGAAGCGGCGAATTGAAACGCGGGCCGAGCGGGAAACGACCGACGACACCAACGTGAAAACCGGTCGCGGCGGCATTCGCGATATCGAATTTGTCATCCAGTTTTTACAACTTCTCAACGGCGGCGACTTGCCCGGCATTCGCACCGGCAACACGTTGGAAGCAATCGCCGCACTCGAAGGCGCCGGCTGTTTGACGCAGCAAGAGCGTACGATCCTGGAAGAGAATTACGCCTTCTTGCGCAAGCTGGAGCATCGTCTGCAAATCATGTTTGATTTGCAGACGCACACGATGCCCAGCGATGAAAAAGAACTGACGAAAGTCGCGTTGCGGATGGGTTATGAACATGGCGAAGAGCAATCGGCGCTCGCCGCGTTCCAACGGGACTACGCCGAAAAAACGGCCCTCAATCGCAAGATCCTCGACCATTTGCTGCACGACGCGTTCCCCGGGGACGACGACATGGCGCCGACGGTCGACCTGGTCCTTGATCCCGAACCGGGCGACGAGACGATCGACGAAGTGCTGACCGCCTACGGATTTCATCATCCGAAAAACGCCTACGACAACCTGATGGCGCTGACGACCGAGAAGGTTCGCTTCCTTTCCACGCGCCGCTGCCGTCATTTTCTGGCGGCGATCAGTTCGCAATTGCTAGAAGCGATTTCGACGACGCCAGACCCCGACTCGACGCTGATCAATTTGGCGCAAGTCAGTGACTCGCTTGGCGGGAAGGGAATCTTGTGGGAGTTGTTCAGCGCCAATCCGGCGACGCTCAATCTGTACGTTCGACTTTGCGCCGGCAGTCCCTATCTCTCAGGCATCCTGATCAGTCATCCCGGCATGATCGACGAGTTGATGGACTCGTTGATGCTCGACAAACTCCCAACGCGGGAAACGCTTGACCAGATCTTGACCGAGCTCTGTCGCGGCGCCGAAGACATCACCCCGATCTTGCATAGCTTTAAAAACCTGATGCACCTGCGTGTCGGCGTGCTCGACGTGTTGGGTAAAAAGGACTTGCAGGCACGGCTGGAAACCTTGTCCGATATCGCCGAAATCTGTCTCAAGAGAATCGTCGAACGAGAATACGATCATTTGAGCCAACGCTTCGGCGAACCTTGGTTGTCAGATGATCGTCGCTGCGATATGACGATCGTCGGTCTTGGCAAACTAGGGGGGCGTGAGCCCAACTATCACAGTGATCTCGACCTGATTTTTCTTTATGAAGCCGAAGGTCAAACGCGCCCCACCAATGGCAAAGGCCGCCCCGGCAGCGCCACCAGCAATCAACATTTCTTTGGTCAACTGGCGCAGCGGATTTTGAAATCGGTCAGCGAACTTGGCCCGTATGGCCGATTGTACGAAACAGATGCTCGACTACGTCCCACGGGCAAGCATGGCCCATTGGCCGTCTCGTATGACGAATTCTATCGCTACCATGTCGAAGGGATGGGGCAACTGTGGGAACGACAAGCGCTCTGCAAAGCCCGCCCGATAAGCGGTACGACCGAATCTTGTCAGAATGTCGAACAGTTGATCCGCAACGTGATTCTGGCGAAGCCGTGGCAGCCTGAGTACGCTCTCGAAATTCGCGAGATGCGCCGGCGCATGGAAGAAACCGCGACCAACGCCAACTTAAAGCGTGGTCCTGGCGGGACCGTCGACATTGAATTTGTCGTGCAAATGCTGCAAATGTCGAGCGTCGCCGAGCACCCGGAAACCTGGCTCCCTAATACGATTGACGCATTACACGCGTTGCATGAAACAGGTCGATTAGCGGACGACGACTTCGCTCATTTCCACGAAGCCTATATCTTCCTGCGGATCGTCGAAGCTCGGCTTCGTTTGATGAACACGACCGCACGGCACGACTTGCCGAAAGAGCGGCTGGAAGTCGCGAAACTCGCCTACCTGTTGGGCGATATGAACGGAGCCCAGTTGCTGCGCGAGTGTCGCAAGCTGGCCCGCGAAACACGCCGTCGATTCGAACGCATCTTCAGCGAAGCGGCGCAGTTGACCCCGGCGTCCTCTTCGTAG
- a CDS encoding class I SAM-dependent methyltransferase yields MPLRYLAFLLLLVSWIAPLAAEEIPPALKEYKGRTIAQTMHYQGAPWLIRESREREEDCTTMVKQLGLKPGMIACDMGCGNGFYTLKMATAVSDEGKVLAVDIQPEMLRLLQARAEEAEIKNVDRILGDVHDPKLPEGKVDLILCIDVYHEFSHPVQMLAAMRKSLKPTGRLVLVEFRAEDENVPIKPLHKMSKDQVNKELTANGFRLARQFDGLPWQHMMFYARDDSPEDEAISAPKQPPTKTEPASK; encoded by the coding sequence ATGCCGCTTCGCTATCTTGCATTCCTCTTGCTGCTGGTTTCCTGGATTGCCCCGCTTGCGGCCGAAGAGATTCCGCCGGCGCTGAAAGAGTACAAGGGACGCACGATCGCCCAAACGATGCACTACCAGGGCGCTCCTTGGCTGATTCGCGAATCGCGCGAACGGGAGGAAGACTGCACGACCATGGTCAAGCAACTTGGCCTGAAGCCGGGGATGATTGCCTGCGATATGGGCTGCGGCAACGGCTTTTACACGCTCAAGATGGCCACAGCGGTCAGCGACGAGGGAAAAGTGCTTGCGGTCGACATCCAGCCCGAGATGCTTCGCTTGTTGCAGGCCCGAGCCGAAGAAGCGGAAATCAAGAACGTTGATCGCATTTTAGGAGACGTCCACGATCCGAAGCTTCCCGAGGGAAAAGTCGACCTGATCTTGTGCATTGACGTCTATCACGAGTTTTCACATCCCGTTCAGATGCTGGCTGCAATGCGCAAGTCGCTGAAACCGACTGGCCGCTTGGTGCTGGTCGAATTTCGCGCCGAGGACGAAAATGTGCCGATCAAGCCGCTGCACAAAATGAGCAAAGACCAGGTCAATAAAGAGCTGACTGCCAACGGTTTCCGCCTAGCCCGACAGTTCGACGGCCTCCCGTGGCAGCATATGATGTTTTACGCACGAGACGATTCGCCTGAGGATGAGGCCATATCGGCCCCGAAACAGCCCCCCACAAAGACGGAACCCGCTTCTAAATAG
- a CDS encoding class IV adenylate cyclase → MARNVEIKARVADMPRIRHLASEIANEGPWTLLQVDIFFHTASGRLKLRTINDEESELIYYHRADQTGPKTSTYVRTPTADPNGLRFVLSAVLGELGEVHKRRTLFLVGQTRIHLDEVVDLGNFIELEVVLRDDQSETDGEMIAAELIKRLEIRREDLCDGAYLDLFGASQVRRAADE, encoded by the coding sequence ATGGCGCGCAACGTCGAAATCAAGGCCCGCGTCGCTGACATGCCGCGGATACGTCATCTCGCGTCGGAGATCGCCAACGAAGGTCCCTGGACGCTTCTTCAGGTCGACATCTTCTTTCATACCGCCAGCGGCCGACTGAAACTGCGGACGATCAATGACGAAGAGTCGGAATTGATCTACTATCATCGCGCCGATCAAACAGGCCCCAAGACTTCGACTTATGTGCGCACGCCGACGGCTGATCCAAACGGTCTGCGTTTCGTCTTGTCGGCGGTGCTGGGAGAGTTGGGAGAAGTCCACAAACGACGCACGCTTTTCCTGGTCGGACAGACGCGGATTCATCTGGACGAAGTGGTCGACTTGGGGAACTTCATCGAGTTGGAAGTCGTCCTGCGCGATGATCAGTCGGAAACGGACGGGGAGATGATCGCCGCCGAATTGATAAAGCGATTAGAGATTCGCCGTGAGGATCTGTGCGACGGGGCTTATCTGGATCTGTTTGGAGCTTCGCAAGTTCGTCGCGCGGCGGATGAATGA
- a CDS encoding 4Fe-4S binding protein codes for MAKKAPRKKLPKEVAIINADNCTGCESCLEVCPVDCIVKIEQYPTMGGLQSWCEIDLDRCVGCEVCVHIPQKKTNPYELTVCPWDAIEMVPTEKCHEVVSQIGGPPEYIQEHWDRLVGTAFHLAELKANG; via the coding sequence GTGGCGAAGAAAGCTCCCCGCAAAAAACTTCCGAAAGAAGTCGCGATCATCAACGCCGACAACTGCACCGGCTGCGAGTCATGTCTAGAAGTCTGCCCAGTCGATTGCATCGTCAAGATCGAGCAATATCCGACAATGGGCGGTCTGCAAAGCTGGTGCGAGATCGATCTCGATCGCTGCGTCGGGTGCGAAGTCTGCGTCCACATCCCGCAGAAGAAAACGAACCCGTACGAGCTAACCGTCTGTCCTTGGGACGCGATCGAAATGGTGCCGACCGAAAAGTGCCACGAAGTGGTCTCGCAAATCGGCGGCCCGCCAGAATACATCCAAGAGCATTGGGATCGACTCGTCGGTACGGCGTTTCATCTGGCCGAGCTGAAAGCGAACGGCTAA
- the pepT gene encoding peptidase T, which yields MTRKRLLDRFLRYVQVDTTAGVPGPEYPSSKGQLALGKQLADEMRAFGIANAEQDEYGIIYAEIPGNVANAPTVAFCAHLDTSPETTGAGVKPQVIHNYEGGDVILPGAPSQVIRESENPELADLHGCTLVTTDGTTLLGGDDKAGIAVILEMAERLLADPQIPHGPVKILLTCDEEIGHGVDHVDLKRVAADVCYTLDGGGADEINAETFSADMAVVSVHGVNIHPSIAKGRMVNALKAAGMFLDRLPHDMMSPETTAGRDGFVHPVQVKGGVAEVEIQFILRSFDTSELSTQADLLRSTARSVEADLPGCKLAVVTSPQYRNMREGLEKEPRALAYAIEAHQRLSRTPKQEVIRGGTDGSILTEQGLPTPNLSTGQHNPHSPLEWACLDEMEKAVELVISLLGVWAEKK from the coding sequence ATGACCCGCAAACGACTGTTAGACCGCTTTCTTCGCTACGTTCAAGTCGATACGACAGCTGGAGTTCCGGGGCCTGAGTACCCAAGCTCGAAGGGGCAATTGGCGCTCGGTAAACAGCTGGCGGACGAGATGCGAGCATTTGGGATCGCCAACGCCGAACAGGACGAATACGGCATCATTTACGCCGAGATTCCTGGCAATGTTGCGAACGCGCCGACTGTCGCCTTTTGCGCGCATCTGGACACCTCGCCGGAAACGACCGGCGCCGGTGTCAAACCGCAGGTCATCCATAATTACGAGGGTGGTGATGTTATATTGCCGGGCGCCCCCAGCCAGGTGATCCGCGAAAGCGAAAATCCGGAGCTGGCCGATCTGCATGGCTGCACGCTAGTCACGACCGACGGCACGACGCTGTTGGGGGGCGATGATAAAGCCGGAATCGCCGTGATCCTGGAAATGGCCGAAAGATTGCTGGCCGATCCGCAGATCCCGCATGGTCCGGTCAAAATCTTGCTGACCTGTGATGAAGAAATCGGCCACGGAGTCGACCACGTTGATCTAAAGCGCGTGGCCGCTGACGTTTGCTATACGTTGGACGGGGGAGGCGCCGACGAAATCAACGCCGAAACTTTCTCGGCCGATATGGCGGTCGTCTCGGTCCATGGCGTGAATATCCATCCGTCGATCGCCAAAGGGCGGATGGTGAACGCGCTGAAAGCGGCTGGCATGTTTCTCGATCGCTTGCCGCACGACATGATGTCGCCAGAGACGACTGCAGGCCGCGATGGCTTCGTCCACCCGGTTCAGGTGAAAGGAGGGGTCGCCGAAGTCGAAATCCAGTTCATCCTCCGCTCGTTTGATACGTCGGAACTATCTACGCAGGCCGATCTATTGCGCTCGACGGCGCGCAGCGTCGAAGCCGATTTGCCCGGGTGCAAGCTAGCGGTTGTCACCTCACCGCAGTACCGCAACATGCGCGAAGGATTGGAAAAAGAACCACGTGCGCTCGCTTATGCGATCGAGGCCCACCAACGGCTTTCTCGAACCCCCAAGCAGGAAGTCATTCGGGGCGGAACTGATGGTTCGATCCTGACCGAACAGGGATTGCCGACCCCCAATCTCTCGACGGGTCAGCACAATCCCCACTCGCCGTTGGAATGGGCGTGTCTGGATGAAATGGAGAAGGCAGTGGAACTTGTAATCTCCCTCTTAGGGGTTTGGGCCGAGAAGAAGTGA
- a CDS encoding Gfo/Idh/MocA family protein, with the protein MTASDKSSRRDFLVASTAAATAVSLANIVPSTVFAADGQVAPNDKITLGVIGIGPRCTYDLKAMLPFQDVQCVAIADVQASRRDAGKTLVDSHYGNADCVLYQDFRELLARKDIDAVLIATGDRWHSAASILAAEAGKDVYSEKPCGITIADCQKLADTMHREQRVFQAGTQRRSVANYKKAVEIAHAGKLGKLHTLHASVYKPVLENSWLPGEAEPAQDVCDWNMWLGPAAWRPYNKKYVGGGWRGQWDFDSGARLLDWGAHTVDLCQWANQSDDTMPIEYVPSNENIVCHYANGVKLVLDFLPQPFGKREPHYITRLGTCPVRFVGDQGWVETGDSGEIVIEPESLQKQLPDAMKRVNGLDVSTHARNFFDCMRTRQMTAANQDVMRRSHIASHAAAIAWILQRKLTLDPVKEEFVNDDEANLLRSRGTRDWTVS; encoded by the coding sequence ATGACTGCTTCGGATAAATCCTCACGACGTGATTTTCTCGTCGCTTCTACCGCGGCGGCGACAGCCGTTTCACTGGCGAACATCGTGCCGTCGACCGTATTTGCCGCCGATGGCCAGGTTGCGCCGAATGATAAGATCACGCTCGGCGTCATCGGAATCGGTCCTCGCTGCACCTATGATTTGAAAGCGATGTTGCCGTTCCAAGATGTGCAATGCGTTGCAATCGCAGACGTGCAGGCAAGTCGCCGCGATGCCGGCAAAACGTTGGTCGACTCGCACTATGGCAACGCCGATTGCGTGCTGTATCAAGACTTTCGTGAACTTCTTGCTCGCAAAGACATCGACGCCGTCCTGATCGCGACCGGTGATCGCTGGCACTCGGCCGCGTCGATTTTGGCCGCCGAAGCCGGCAAAGATGTCTATAGCGAAAAGCCATGCGGCATCACGATCGCCGATTGTCAAAAGCTCGCCGACACGATGCATCGCGAGCAGCGCGTCTTCCAGGCAGGCACGCAGCGCCGCAGCGTTGCGAACTATAAGAAGGCTGTCGAAATCGCGCACGCCGGCAAACTTGGCAAGCTGCATACGCTGCATGCTTCGGTCTACAAACCGGTGCTAGAAAACAGTTGGTTACCAGGCGAAGCGGAGCCGGCACAGGATGTTTGCGATTGGAATATGTGGCTTGGCCCGGCCGCTTGGCGACCTTACAACAAAAAATATGTCGGCGGCGGTTGGCGCGGACAATGGGATTTTGATTCAGGGGCGCGACTGCTTGACTGGGGCGCGCATACGGTCGACTTGTGCCAATGGGCCAATCAGTCCGACGACACGATGCCGATCGAATATGTGCCGAGTAACGAGAACATCGTTTGTCATTACGCCAACGGCGTGAAGCTGGTGCTCGATTTTCTGCCGCAGCCGTTCGGCAAACGCGAACCGCATTACATTACGCGGCTCGGTACTTGTCCGGTCCGCTTTGTCGGTGATCAGGGTTGGGTTGAAACCGGCGACAGCGGCGAGATTGTAATCGAGCCGGAGTCGCTGCAGAAGCAATTGCCTGACGCGATGAAGCGGGTAAATGGTCTCGATGTTTCGACCCACGCGCGCAATTTCTTCGACTGCATGCGCACGCGCCAAATGACCGCCGCTAATCAGGACGTGATGCGACGTTCGCATATCGCGAGCCACGCCGCGGCGATTGCCTGGATTTTGCAGCGCAAGCTGACGCTCGATCCGGTGAAGGAAGAATTCGTCAACGACGACGAGGCGAATTTGCTGCGTTCGCGGGGAACTCGCGACTGGACCGTGTCGTAA